Proteins from one Ardenticatena maritima genomic window:
- a CDS encoding M16 family metallopeptidase, giving the protein MPKTTQTSSSTTFTTYQDEWVGHVVYHSRLPNGLHVVSVPLPDRLSVMAVLSLRVGSRYEDDRQAGVAHLIEHLVFKGTHTRPTSRDVVLPIEGVGGILNANTSREMTNYWGQVPFQHVERLLDVLFDMVMNPLMREEDVEHEKAIIIEEINASLDMPDEVAGLAAMALLHPGHPLGRDIAGTRETVRALTREDVLAFMQTFYGPQNGVLAVAGRVEHEDVVAWAQALSAEWQGGAGKQPFPAQPLPAGLHVQCIHRDIEQVQLVMGVRTVPERHPDQYPLLLLNALLGDGMASRLFLQVREQLGLAYHIGSYLSFGSDFGEMTIEAGVDPANVMLALEAIASEVRNIVAEGPTPEEVIFAREYVTGRLLLGLESGMRAAGWYVTQLLQGVSPLLSPSDVLAALAAVQAEDIQRVAQTYLTPSNMVLVLVGPVGDAPQLSPPLLEERLMTWLA; this is encoded by the coding sequence ATGCCGAAAACAACGCAGACCTCTTCTTCTACCACTTTTACCACGTATCAAGACGAATGGGTCGGGCATGTGGTCTATCATTCGCGCTTGCCCAATGGGCTGCACGTTGTCAGTGTGCCGCTCCCCGATCGCTTGTCGGTGATGGCGGTGCTCTCGTTGCGTGTAGGCTCACGCTACGAAGACGATCGGCAAGCCGGTGTGGCGCATCTCATCGAGCATCTTGTGTTCAAGGGGACGCATACCCGCCCCACATCACGCGATGTTGTGTTGCCGATTGAAGGCGTTGGCGGCATTCTGAACGCCAACACCTCGCGCGAGATGACCAACTATTGGGGGCAAGTGCCTTTCCAGCATGTGGAGCGCTTGTTGGATGTCTTGTTCGACATGGTGATGAACCCCCTCATGCGCGAGGAAGATGTTGAACACGAAAAAGCCATCATCATCGAAGAAATCAACGCCAGCCTGGATATGCCCGACGAAGTGGCGGGGCTGGCGGCGATGGCGCTTCTTCACCCTGGGCATCCGCTTGGGCGCGATATTGCCGGAACGCGCGAGACCGTGCGGGCGCTCACCCGTGAGGACGTGTTGGCGTTCATGCAGACCTTTTACGGTCCGCAAAACGGTGTGCTGGCGGTTGCCGGACGGGTTGAACATGAGGATGTTGTCGCCTGGGCGCAGGCGTTGAGCGCTGAGTGGCAAGGCGGCGCGGGAAAGCAACCCTTTCCTGCACAGCCGTTGCCTGCGGGGCTTCATGTCCAATGCATTCACCGCGACATTGAGCAAGTGCAACTGGTGATGGGGGTGCGCACCGTTCCTGAGCGTCATCCCGACCAATACCCCTTGCTCTTGTTGAATGCGTTGCTGGGCGATGGCATGGCGTCGCGGTTGTTTTTGCAGGTGCGCGAGCAACTGGGCTTGGCGTACCATATCGGTTCGTACCTCTCGTTTGGCTCCGATTTTGGCGAAATGACCATCGAAGCGGGGGTGGACCCCGCGAACGTCATGCTCGCGCTCGAAGCCATTGCCAGCGAGGTGCGCAACATTGTGGCCGAAGGCCCAACCCCCGAAGAAGTCATCTTTGCCCGCGAATACGTGACAGGGCGCTTGTTGCTGGGGCTGGAATCGGGAATGCGGGCGGCGGGTTGGTATGTCACGCAGTTGTTGCAAGGCGTCAGCCCTTTGCTCTCGCCGAGTGATGTGTTGGCGGCGTTGGCGGCGGTGCAGGCTGAAGATATCCAGCGCGTGGCGCAAACGTATCTCACGCCGTCCAACATGGTACTGGTATTGGTGGGACCGGTAGGCGACGCACCGCAGTTGTCGCCGCCGTTGCTGGAAGAACGGCTGATGACATGGCTCGCGTAA
- the folP gene encoding dihydropteroate synthase, with protein MRIRPLAAHTHADLVRELAAQGWAMPEKKAAHAHQLTLWVSGLTPEEEAVMRRATVAGVSVLAPEGARGGACLLLTTQAALLALADEVEARGADALADALRGTHRRLTTPPAPLRIGPLMCEWGTRTYVMGILNATPDSFSGDGLLQQDDWVRAAVERARLFVKWGADIIDVGGESTRPGAQPVDEETELARVVPVVEAIAREVEVAISVDTYKARVAAAALEAGAHLVNDVWGLRMDPDMARVVADYGVPVVVMHNRSRPKNAVQEARLGGRYEGITYTHLLNDILDELEASIEMALAAGIPEEHIIIDPGVGFGKTVEQNLELVDRLDAFRALGRPILLGTSRKSFIGYTLDLPPDERVEGTAATVAIGIARGADIVRVHDVLPMVRVARMTDALVRRRG; from the coding sequence ATGCGGATTCGTCCATTGGCAGCACACACACACGCAGACCTGGTGCGCGAGTTAGCCGCACAGGGCTGGGCGATGCCCGAAAAAAAAGCGGCGCACGCCCACCAACTCACCCTGTGGGTGTCGGGATTGACGCCCGAAGAAGAAGCCGTGATGCGCCGTGCAACCGTTGCGGGCGTGAGCGTTCTGGCGCCTGAGGGGGCGCGTGGCGGCGCCTGTTTGCTGCTGACGACACAGGCCGCCTTGCTCGCCCTGGCGGACGAGGTCGAGGCGCGCGGCGCTGATGCGTTGGCGGACGCCTTGCGCGGTACGCACCGCCGGTTGACGACGCCGCCCGCACCGTTGCGCATTGGTCCGCTCATGTGCGAATGGGGCACACGCACCTATGTGATGGGTATTCTCAACGCAACGCCCGACAGTTTCAGCGGCGATGGGTTGCTGCAACAGGATGATTGGGTGCGCGCGGCGGTCGAGCGGGCGCGGCTCTTCGTCAAATGGGGGGCGGATATCATCGACGTGGGGGGCGAAAGCACACGCCCCGGTGCGCAGCCGGTGGACGAAGAAACCGAATTGGCGCGGGTCGTGCCTGTGGTGGAAGCCATTGCGCGCGAGGTCGAAGTTGCCATTTCGGTGGACACCTACAAAGCACGGGTCGCCGCCGCCGCGCTGGAAGCGGGCGCGCACCTGGTGAATGATGTGTGGGGCTTGCGTATGGACCCCGACATGGCGCGTGTGGTGGCGGACTACGGCGTGCCTGTGGTGGTGATGCACAACCGCAGTCGCCCCAAAAACGCGGTGCAGGAAGCCCGTTTGGGTGGGCGGTACGAGGGCATTACGTACACACACCTCTTGAACGATATTCTGGACGAATTGGAAGCCAGCATTGAGATGGCGCTGGCGGCTGGTATTCCTGAGGAACACATCATCATTGACCCCGGTGTCGGTTTTGGCAAAACCGTCGAGCAGAACTTGGAACTCGTTGACCGCCTGGATGCGTTTCGTGCCCTCGGACGCCCCATTTTGCTGGGGACGTCGCGCAAAAGTTTCATCGGCTACACGTTGGATTTGCCGCCTGACGAACGTGTTGAAGGGACAGCCGCAACCGTGGCGATTGGCATTGCGCGCGGCGCTGATATTGTGCGCGTGCATGATGTGTTGCCCATGGTGCGCGTTGCCCGTATGACCGACGCACTTGTACGACGCAGAGGGTAG
- a CDS encoding MBL fold metallo-hydrolase: MDIKWYGHACFRIREKNAVVVTDPFPSSLGYNRPRTRADIVTISHDHPNHNARTGFQGEPFFITGPGEYEVAGVFVTGIRTYHDTKKGAERGYNTVYMIRFDELNVCHLGDLGHVPSQSQVEDLSEVDVLLVPVGGGGALTPAMAAETISLIEPRIVIPMHYKTDVYDGGLLPVEQFLKVMGVKDVPVEEELKIRSRSQLPEETQIILLSYK, encoded by the coding sequence ATGGATATTAAATGGTATGGGCATGCGTGCTTTCGTATTCGTGAAAAAAACGCCGTGGTTGTCACCGACCCGTTTCCCAGTTCGCTGGGCTATAACCGCCCACGGACGCGCGCGGATATCGTGACCATCAGCCACGATCATCCGAACCACAACGCCCGCACCGGGTTTCAGGGCGAGCCTTTCTTCATTACAGGACCCGGCGAGTACGAGGTGGCGGGCGTCTTCGTGACGGGGATTCGCACCTACCATGACACCAAAAAAGGCGCGGAGCGGGGCTACAACACGGTGTACATGATTCGGTTCGATGAGTTGAATGTGTGCCACCTGGGTGATTTGGGGCATGTGCCTTCGCAATCGCAGGTGGAAGATTTGAGCGAGGTGGATGTCTTGCTGGTGCCGGTGGGGGGCGGCGGTGCGCTCACCCCCGCCATGGCGGCGGAAACCATTAGCCTGATTGAGCCGCGCATTGTCATTCCCATGCACTACAAGACCGACGTGTACGACGGGGGCTTGTTGCCCGTGGAGCAGTTTTTGAAAGTGATGGGCGTGAAGGATGTCCCCGTTGAAGAGGAGTTGAAAATTCGCTCACGCAGCCAATTGCCCGAAGAGACGCAAATCATCTTGCTTTCTTACAAGTAG
- a CDS encoding glycoside hydrolase family 13 protein — protein sequence MQTPTWVHDAVFYQIFPDRFARGAASPANPRFEPWDAPPTFTGFKGGDLWGVLERLDYLQDLGITAIYFNPIFQSAANHRYHTHDYYRVDPLLGGDEAFRALLNEAHRRGIRIVLDGVFNHASRGFFQFNHILENGASSPYLSWFYVYGFPLHAYDEKHPPNYAAWWGMRALPKFNTDNPDVREFLWRVGEYWIEQGIDGWRLDVPNEITTPGFWETFRERVKRANPEAYIVGEIWEDATPWLNNRFDAVMNYLFTKAALGFFLGDLLDPALVEGVGYAPIPALDAEAFAHSIETLLAHYPRAATFAMLNLLGSHDTPRIRTLAQGDTTRLKLALFYQMTYPGAPCLYYGDEIGLEGGKDPDNRRGFPWGRRETWDADFLAWTKRCIRLRHAHGALRHGEYRTLYAQGDLLAYARFTGHEVFVLALNRGAQTAVFDVPLGDLADEGARFTDIWSGSQHLTVQNGVLPALRLAPGSVGVWQYGMRPQV from the coding sequence ATGCAAACCCCAACCTGGGTGCATGATGCCGTGTTCTATCAAATTTTCCCCGACCGTTTTGCGCGTGGGGCCGCCAGCCCCGCCAACCCGCGTTTCGAGCCTTGGGATGCTCCACCCACGTTCACGGGGTTCAAGGGGGGCGATTTGTGGGGCGTTCTGGAACGCCTGGACTACCTGCAAGATTTGGGGATTACCGCCATTTACTTCAACCCCATTTTTCAATCGGCGGCTAACCACCGCTACCACACGCACGACTACTACCGTGTGGACCCGCTGTTGGGCGGCGATGAGGCGTTTCGCGCTCTGCTGAACGAAGCGCACCGTCGTGGTATTCGCATTGTGCTGGATGGTGTCTTCAACCATGCCAGCCGCGGCTTTTTCCAGTTCAACCACATTTTGGAAAACGGCGCTTCGTCGCCCTACTTGTCGTGGTTTTACGTGTATGGGTTTCCGTTGCACGCCTACGATGAAAAACACCCACCCAACTATGCCGCCTGGTGGGGGATGCGGGCGTTGCCCAAATTCAACACCGACAACCCCGATGTGCGCGAGTTTCTCTGGCGCGTGGGGGAATACTGGATTGAGCAGGGGATTGACGGCTGGCGACTTGATGTCCCCAACGAAATTACCACCCCCGGCTTTTGGGAAACGTTCCGCGAACGTGTCAAACGCGCCAACCCCGAAGCCTACATTGTGGGCGAAATTTGGGAAGACGCCACGCCGTGGCTGAACAACCGTTTCGACGCCGTGATGAACTACCTTTTCACCAAAGCGGCTTTGGGCTTCTTCTTGGGCGACCTGCTCGACCCCGCGCTGGTGGAAGGCGTTGGGTATGCGCCCATTCCCGCGCTTGATGCGGAAGCATTCGCCCATTCGATTGAAACGCTGCTCGCGCATTATCCCCGTGCGGCGACGTTCGCCATGCTCAATTTGCTGGGGAGCCACGACACGCCGCGCATTCGCACGCTGGCGCAGGGCGACACCACACGCCTGAAACTGGCGCTCTTCTACCAGATGACCTATCCCGGTGCACCCTGTCTCTACTATGGCGATGAAATCGGCCTGGAAGGCGGCAAAGACCCCGACAACCGCCGTGGGTTCCCGTGGGGGCGGCGCGAGACGTGGGACGCCGACTTTTTGGCATGGACGAAGCGTTGTATCCGCTTGCGCCATGCGCATGGGGCGTTGCGTCATGGCGAATACCGCACGCTGTACGCCCAAGGGGACTTGCTGGCGTATGCCCGCTTCACCGGGCATGAGGTGTTTGTGTTGGCGCTCAATCGTGGCGCGCAGACCGCCGTGTTCGATGTGCCGCTGGGCGACCTGGCGGATGAAGGGGCGCGCTTTACGGACATTTGGAGCGGGAGCCAGCACCTGACCGTGCAAAACGGTGTGTTGCCCGCTCTGCGGCTTGCGCCGGGGAGCGTGGGCGTCTGGCAATATGGCATGCGCCCGCAGGTTTGA
- the namA gene encoding NADPH dehydrogenase NamA — protein MSAHLFAPYTLRGLTLRNRIVMSPMCMYSAESDGCATEWHLVHLGARAVGGCGLIITEATAVEPRGRISENDLGLWDDAQIAPLARIVDFCHAHGAAVGIQLAHAGRKAFSRARGFGPQPIVAPSAIPFAEGWATPHALTVDEIEALIAAWQAAARRALQAGFDVVEIHSAHGYLLNEFLSPISNHRTDEYGGDLWGRARLLFRIVEAVRAVWPEEKPLFVRISATDWVEGGLQVEDFVQLAPELQRRGVDVIDCSSGGITPTPPPPDVVGAGYQTPFAARIRQATGVPTMAVGLITAPEQADHIVRTGQADLVALGRELLRDPHWPLRAAHTLGYDVDWPRQYERARPLR, from the coding sequence ATGTCTGCGCACTTGTTTGCGCCCTATACCCTGCGCGGTCTTACGCTGCGCAATCGCATTGTCATGTCGCCCATGTGCATGTACTCGGCGGAATCCGACGGGTGCGCCACCGAGTGGCATCTGGTGCACTTGGGCGCGCGGGCGGTTGGCGGCTGTGGGCTGATCATCACCGAAGCCACAGCGGTTGAGCCGCGCGGGCGCATCAGCGAAAACGATTTGGGCTTGTGGGACGACGCCCAGATTGCGCCGCTGGCGCGCATTGTGGACTTTTGCCACGCCCACGGTGCGGCGGTGGGCATTCAACTCGCCCACGCCGGGCGAAAAGCCTTTTCACGGGCGCGGGGGTTTGGTCCCCAACCCATCGTCGCCCCCAGCGCCATCCCCTTCGCCGAAGGGTGGGCAACCCCACATGCGCTGACGGTGGACGAAATCGAGGCGCTCATCGCCGCCTGGCAAGCCGCCGCCCGCCGCGCCTTGCAGGCCGGGTTTGACGTGGTGGAAATTCACAGCGCGCACGGCTACCTGCTGAATGAGTTTCTTTCGCCCATCAGCAACCACCGCACCGACGAGTACGGCGGCGATTTGTGGGGGCGCGCCCGTCTCTTGTTCCGCATCGTGGAGGCTGTGCGCGCCGTCTGGCCGGAAGAAAAGCCGCTTTTTGTGCGCATCTCGGCCACCGATTGGGTCGAGGGGGGCTTGCAGGTGGAGGATTTTGTGCAACTGGCGCCCGAACTGCAACGGCGCGGTGTAGACGTGATTGACTGCTCGTCGGGCGGCATCACCCCAACACCACCCCCGCCCGACGTCGTCGGCGCAGGCTACCAAACGCCCTTTGCCGCGCGTATTCGGCAAGCCACAGGTGTGCCCACCATGGCGGTGGGGCTTATCACCGCCCCCGAGCAAGCCGACCACATTGTGCGCACGGGGCAAGCCGACCTGGTGGCGTTGGGGCGCGAACTCTTGCGCGACCCGCACTGGCCGTTGCGCGCCGCGCACACCCTTGGCTACGACGTGGACTGGCCCAGGCAGTACGAACGCGCCAGACCACTTCGCTGA
- the ndk gene encoding nucleoside-diphosphate kinase, translated as MERTLVIVKPDGVQRGLTGEVISRLERRGLKVVALKMMNVSRELAEQHYAVHKGKPFYDGLIDYITSSPVVVMIVEGKNAIKAVRNTVGATNPVDAAPGTIRGDFAMDIGRNIVHASDGPETAAFETSLWFSEDEICAYTRNTDTWIYE; from the coding sequence ATGGAACGCACACTTGTCATCGTCAAACCGGACGGCGTTCAGCGTGGGCTGACCGGTGAAGTCATCAGCCGCCTGGAACGGCGCGGCTTGAAAGTGGTGGCGCTGAAAATGATGAACGTGAGCCGCGAACTGGCGGAACAGCACTACGCTGTGCACAAAGGCAAACCCTTCTACGATGGGCTGATTGACTACATCACATCCAGCCCCGTCGTGGTGATGATTGTGGAAGGGAAGAACGCCATCAAAGCCGTGCGCAACACCGTCGGCGCCACCAACCCCGTGGACGCCGCGCCGGGCACGATTCGCGGCGATTTTGCCATGGACATCGGGCGCAACATTGTGCACGCCTCGGATGGTCCGGAAACGGCGGCGTTTGAAACGTCGCTCTGGTTCAGCGAAGACGAAATTTGCGCCTACACGCGCAACACCGACACCTGGATTTACGAATAA
- the rsfS gene encoding ribosome silencing factor, with amino-acid sequence MTDVKHQQTDADAAAIARIAVDAAEDRKGSNIVLIDVRGRSPITDYFVIATGESDRQLRALSKAIEDRLREDVGAKPFHREGEAETGWILLDYVDVIIHLFSPEQRAYYQLETLYEDAPVVLRIQ; translated from the coding sequence ATGACAGACGTGAAACACCAACAAACGGATGCTGATGCGGCCGCCATTGCGCGTATCGCAGTAGATGCTGCGGAAGACCGCAAAGGGAGCAACATTGTCTTGATTGATGTGCGTGGGCGTTCGCCCATTACCGATTACTTTGTCATCGCCACTGGCGAAAGCGACCGACAGTTGCGCGCGCTTTCCAAAGCGATTGAAGACCGCTTGCGCGAAGATGTGGGCGCGAAGCCTTTTCATCGTGAGGGCGAAGCGGAAACCGGCTGGATTTTGCTGGACTACGTGGATGTGATTATTCACCTGTTCTCGCCCGAACAGCGCGCCTATTACCAACTGGAAACGTTGTACGAAGATGCGCCGGTGGTGCTGCGCATTCAGTAA
- a CDS encoding alpha/beta hydrolase — MIGERLAKRSKQLVLRTINHAYETPHTPFRATTRDGVSIAGVHLRRQSDTVVIYAHGFLSNKYHRAVPAFVEHLATHFDAIAFDFRGHGESGGRATFGELEVLDVEAVVAYARRQGYHRIITVGSSMGGAAVLLHAALLGGVDGVATIGAVAHLRYMRSSTASLGLRLLFKTRLGRVAAEMGRGTRIGALRISIPPVDVVHRIREPVLFIHGEWDPLIAPESALALYERAVEPKTLRLLPRTGHDIPILTPQTADFLTRWIRQAILGGAEWT; from the coding sequence GTGATTGGTGAACGCCTCGCCAAACGGAGCAAACAACTGGTTTTGCGCACCATCAACCACGCCTACGAGACGCCGCACACACCCTTTCGCGCCACCACCCGCGACGGCGTTTCCATCGCGGGCGTTCATTTGCGCCGCCAAAGCGACACAGTGGTGATCTACGCTCATGGCTTTCTGAGCAACAAATATCATCGCGCCGTTCCCGCCTTTGTGGAACATCTCGCCACGCATTTCGACGCCATCGCGTTCGACTTCCGCGGGCATGGCGAAAGCGGCGGGCGAGCCACCTTTGGCGAACTTGAAGTGCTGGACGTCGAAGCCGTGGTTGCGTATGCACGCCGACAAGGCTACCACCGCATCATCACCGTTGGCAGTAGCATGGGGGGCGCGGCGGTTCTGCTGCATGCGGCGCTGTTGGGCGGCGTGGACGGCGTCGCCACCATCGGCGCGGTCGCGCACCTGCGCTACATGCGGAGCAGCACCGCCTCACTCGGCTTGCGCCTGCTCTTCAAAACACGGCTGGGGCGCGTCGCCGCCGAAATGGGGCGCGGTACGCGCATTGGCGCACTGCGCATCAGCATTCCGCCTGTGGACGTGGTGCACCGTATCCGCGAACCGGTGCTCTTCATTCATGGGGAATGGGATCCGCTCATCGCGCCTGAGTCGGCGCTGGCGCTCTACGAGCGCGCTGTTGAACCCAAAACATTGCGTTTGTTGCCCCGCACCGGGCACGATATTCCCATCCTCACGCCGCAGACCGCCGACTTTTTGACAAGGTGGATACGTCAAGCCATTCTAGGCGGAGCAGAATGGACGTAA
- a CDS encoding acyl-CoA mutase large subunit family protein: MNLFNQEALERLAEHEKQWEETTVQKSISRFPERYPDFSTMSGVPIKRLYTPLDLADMDYEQSLGFPGEYPFTRGIHATMHRGRLWTMRMFAGFGSAEETNARFKYLLEQGQTGLSIAFDLPTLYGYDTDDPHAEGEFGICGVACSSLRDMEILLDGLPLDKITTSMTINSPAAIIWAMYIVAAEKRGIPRHKLGGTIQNDILKEYIAQKEFIFPPEPSMRLVTDTIEFGAKEMPKWNPISVSGYHIREAGSTAVQELAFTLSDGFEYVRWALERGLDIDEFAPRISFFFNAHNDFFEEIAKFRAARRIWAREMRETFGAKNPRSWFMRFHTQTSGVSLTAQQPLNNVARVAIQALAAVLGGTQSLHTNSMDEALALPSEAAVTVALRTQQIIAHESGVTNTVDPLGGSYFVEALTNEVERQAYDYFRRIEEIGGVLPAIEQGFFQREIAEASAQFQWEVETKRRIIVGVNEYTMAEEVEIPILKMDEAGYERQVRRLNEVRRTRDNRAVRQRLAELRQAAQRDDVNLMYPIIEAVKEYATLQEMMDVLREVWGEYREPLIV, translated from the coding sequence ATGAACCTGTTCAACCAAGAAGCCCTTGAACGCCTTGCCGAACACGAGAAGCAGTGGGAAGAAACCACCGTCCAGAAAAGCATCTCCCGCTTCCCCGAACGCTATCCCGATTTTAGCACCATGTCGGGTGTGCCCATCAAGCGCCTGTACACCCCGCTCGACCTTGCCGACATGGACTACGAGCAATCGCTCGGCTTTCCCGGCGAATACCCCTTCACCCGCGGCATCCACGCCACCATGCACCGCGGCCGCCTCTGGACCATGCGCATGTTTGCGGGCTTTGGGAGTGCCGAGGAAACCAACGCCCGCTTCAAGTACCTGCTCGAACAGGGGCAAACCGGGCTTTCGATTGCGTTCGACCTGCCCACGCTCTACGGCTACGACACCGACGACCCACACGCCGAAGGTGAATTTGGCATTTGCGGCGTGGCGTGCAGTTCCCTGCGCGACATGGAAATCCTGCTTGATGGGCTGCCGCTGGACAAAATCACCACCTCGATGACCATCAACAGCCCTGCCGCCATCATCTGGGCGATGTACATCGTCGCTGCTGAAAAACGGGGCATTCCCCGCCACAAACTGGGCGGCACCATCCAGAACGACATTCTCAAAGAGTACATCGCCCAAAAAGAATTCATCTTCCCGCCCGAACCATCCATGCGCCTGGTGACCGACACCATCGAATTTGGCGCGAAAGAAATGCCCAAGTGGAACCCCATCTCCGTCTCCGGCTACCACATTCGCGAAGCCGGCAGCACCGCCGTGCAAGAACTGGCGTTCACGCTGAGCGACGGCTTTGAATATGTCCGCTGGGCGCTTGAGCGCGGGCTGGATATTGACGAATTTGCGCCGCGTATCTCCTTCTTCTTCAACGCGCACAACGACTTTTTCGAGGAAATCGCCAAATTCCGCGCCGCCCGCCGCATTTGGGCGCGTGAAATGCGCGAAACCTTTGGCGCCAAGAATCCGCGGTCGTGGTTCATGCGCTTCCACACGCAAACCTCGGGCGTCAGCCTGACGGCGCAACAGCCGCTGAACAACGTCGCGCGCGTGGCCATTCAAGCGCTGGCGGCTGTGCTGGGCGGCACGCAAAGCCTGCACACCAACTCCATGGACGAAGCGCTGGCACTGCCGAGCGAAGCCGCGGTGACGGTGGCGCTCCGCACGCAACAAATCATCGCGCATGAAAGCGGCGTCACCAACACGGTTGACCCGCTGGGCGGTTCCTACTTTGTGGAAGCGCTCACGAACGAAGTTGAGCGGCAAGCCTACGACTACTTCCGCCGCATTGAAGAAATCGGCGGTGTGTTGCCCGCTATCGAACAGGGCTTCTTCCAGCGCGAAATCGCCGAAGCGTCGGCGCAATTCCAATGGGAAGTTGAAACCAAGCGGCGCATTATCGTCGGCGTCAACGAATACACGATGGCCGAAGAAGTCGAAATCCCCATCTTGAAGATGGACGAAGCCGGCTATGAGCGCCAGGTGCGCCGCCTGAACGAAGTGCGCCGCACGCGCGACAACCGCGCTGTGCGCCAGCGGCTTGCCGAACTGCGCCAAGCCGCCCAACGCGACGACGTCAATCTCATGTACCCCATCATCGAAGCGGTGAAGGAGTACGCCACGTTGCAAGAGATGATGGACGTCCTGCGCGAGGTGTGGGGCGAATATCGCGAACCGCTGATTGTGTAG
- a CDS encoding thiamine ABC transporter substrate-binding protein codes for MRTKWWLWSLLWVLVMAVSACGGESTPTAEPTVQEEAGGETQTNEPRVVRLLTHDSFSVSEEVLAAFEAEHNATIEFVKGGDAGTTLNQAILSKENPLADVIFGVDNTFFSRAIDADITEPYTPAGLEHVPDDLKLDPQNRLVPIDWGDVCLNIDKAYFAENNLPKPQTLRDLTKPEYKGLTVVENPATSSPGLAFMLATIGAFGTEGEYTWEDFWREMRANDVLVTDGWEDAYYGQFSGGSGEGTRPIVVSYATSPVAEVYFADPQPEEPPTEAIIADNTCFRQIEFAGLLKNAANPELGKALLDFMLSPTFQEDIPLQMFVFPARPDVELPEVFVKHGKVAEKPAVVPPEAIEQHREEWIERWTEIVLR; via the coding sequence ATGCGTACCAAATGGTGGTTGTGGAGTCTGTTGTGGGTGCTGGTGATGGCGGTTTCGGCATGCGGCGGAGAAAGCACGCCGACGGCGGAGCCGACAGTGCAGGAAGAAGCCGGCGGCGAGACGCAGACGAACGAGCCGCGTGTCGTTCGCTTGCTGACGCACGATAGTTTCAGCGTGAGCGAAGAGGTGTTGGCGGCGTTTGAAGCCGAACACAACGCCACGATCGAATTTGTGAAGGGGGGCGACGCGGGGACAACGCTCAACCAGGCTATTTTGAGCAAGGAAAACCCCCTCGCCGATGTGATTTTCGGCGTGGATAACACCTTCTTCAGCCGCGCGATTGACGCCGACATTACAGAACCGTACACCCCCGCGGGGTTGGAACACGTTCCTGACGACCTCAAACTCGACCCGCAAAATCGCCTTGTGCCGATTGATTGGGGCGATGTCTGCCTGAACATTGACAAGGCGTATTTTGCGGAGAACAACCTGCCCAAGCCGCAAACCCTGCGCGACCTGACGAAGCCTGAATACAAGGGGTTGACGGTGGTTGAGAACCCGGCTACGTCATCGCCTGGGTTGGCGTTTATGCTGGCGACGATTGGCGCGTTTGGCACGGAAGGCGAGTACACCTGGGAAGATTTCTGGCGTGAGATGCGCGCCAACGATGTGTTGGTGACGGACGGCTGGGAAGACGCCTACTATGGGCAGTTTAGCGGCGGCAGTGGTGAAGGGACACGCCCCATCGTGGTCAGTTATGCGACCAGCCCGGTGGCGGAAGTGTACTTTGCCGACCCGCAACCCGAAGAACCGCCCACCGAAGCCATCATTGCTGATAACACCTGCTTCCGCCAGATTGAATTTGCGGGCTTGCTGAAAAACGCCGCCAATCCGGAGTTGGGCAAAGCCTTGCTCGATTTCATGCTCTCGCCCACGTTCCAGGAAGATATCCCGTTGCAAATGTTCGTCTTCCCGGCGCGGCCAGACGTGGAATTGCCCGAGGTGTTTGTCAAGCATGGCAAGGTGGCGGAAAAGCCCGCCGTGGTTCCGCCGGAAGCAATCGAACAACACCGCGAAGAGTGGATCGAACGCTGGACCGAGATTGTCCTGCGCTGA